The following are from one region of the Nicotiana tomentosiformis chromosome 7, ASM39032v3, whole genome shotgun sequence genome:
- the LOC138895089 gene encoding uncharacterized protein: MRIALQDKRKLGFVLGTCKKGSFRYELHEDWETCHAIVLSLIMSTASSDLLSGIFYASNAHFVWGDLRERFDNVNCVRIFQLHREIATISQRINLVFAYFTRLKELWAEYDAMVPIPNSKEYVEHLQQQRLMQFLSGLNETYDQARRQILMKTVEPTLNQEHCTR, from the coding sequence ATGCGAATTGCTTTGCAAGATAAGAGGAAGCTAGGGTTTGTGCTTGGGACATGCAAAAAGGGTTCGTTTAGATATGAATTGCATGAGGACTGGGAAACATGTCATGCAATCGTGCTTTCCTTGATCATGAGCACTGCGTCTTCGGATTTACTTAGCGGCATTTTCTATGCATCTAATGCACATTTTGTATGGGGGGATTTGAGAGAAAGGTTCGACAACGTGAATTGTGTGAGAATATTTCAGTTGCATAGGGAAATTGCTACTATTTCGCAGCGAATAAATTTAGTTTTTGCATATTTCACTAGATTAAAGGAATTGTGGGCTGAGTATGATGCAATGGTGCCTATTCCTAATTCGAAGGAGTATGTTGAACACCTGCAGCAACAAAGGCTAATGCAATTTTTAAGTGGTCTCAATGAGACATATGATCAAGCAAGACGTCAGATCCTAATGAAGACTGTGGAGCCAACATTGAACCAAGAGCATTGTACTAGGTAA